The following proteins are co-located in the Aedes albopictus strain Foshan unplaced genomic scaffold, AalbF5 HiC_scaffold_189, whole genome shotgun sequence genome:
- the LOC109426459 gene encoding rab proteins geranylgeranyltransferase component A: MDEDPPNAFDLIVVGTGLSESIVAAAASRIGNTVLHLDTNEFYGGYWSSFNLESLRNYAEECCRAENESLARKGTPVTKVSEEWYNFEELGDVDGWNREKILEQFRRFNVDLSPKLLYSRGAMVELLISSNICRYAEFRAVDRVATIWNGRIMTVPCSRSDVFTSRDVNVVEKRLLMKFLQSCANWDTEESGQHEGQDVEGKTFLEYLKNQKLTPNLIHYLLYTIAMGNDHTGCRAGLEGVKKFLLSLGRYGNSPFLFPMYGCGEIPQCFCRLCAVFGGVYCLSKPIEEIIFSTDEQGKRFQSLKCGNQTIEAKSVVLGQGYVTKDIFEGDKQEEKRNGSHCGHMARAVFLTNVPLGGVSQNPGGGGVSLMKLPPVEGHEDGATIIQLSHFSGTCPKDIYLIHVTAKSVSGEPKVDLEPYVSQIFSKEYLKPEAPPDAEEAPENTTSTILYELYFNIPSCIACQHSSGSLPRGVHLACGPLYELDFDESISRARAIFKDIYPDEEFLPRAPDPEEIIIGDEDPTDQGQEVVASAEESDKVESARECQEGDSSPETSPAAAVRTVSDDAQEAKEDAIDNAEECLEQK; this comes from the exons ATGGACGAAGATCCTCCGAATGCATTCGACCTGATCGTGGTGGGAACGG GTCTATCGGAATCGATAGTGGCTGCGGCCGCCAGCCGGATCGGCAATACGGTTCTGCATTTGGATACGAATGAGTTCTACGGCGGGTATTGGTCGTCGTTCAATCTGGAGAGTTTGAGGAACTATGCGGAGGAGTGTTGTAGGGCGGAAAACGAATCGCTGGCAAGGAAGGGTACCCCAGTGACAAAGGTCAGCGAGGAATGGTACAACTTTGAAGAGTTGGGCGACGTGGACGGTTGGAACCGAGAGAAGATTTTAGAGCAGTTCCGTCGGTTTAATGTGGATCTGTCTCCGAAGCTGTTGTACTCTCGAGGTGCAATGGTGGAGCTGTTGATTTCGTCTAATATCTGTCGGTATGCGGAGTTTCGTGCAGTGGACCGGGTGGCAACGATCTGGAATGGGAGGATCATGACGGTTCCGTGTTCGAGGTCGGACGTGTTTACCAGTCGGGATGTGAACGTGGTGGAGAAGCGACTGCTGATGAAGTTCCTGCAGAGTTGTGCCAACTGGGACACGGAGGAAAGTGGTCAACACGAGGGACAAGACGTGGAGGGAAAGACCTTTCTGGAGTATTTGAAGAACCAGAAACTGACGCCGAATTTGATCCACTATCTGCTGTACACGATTGCAATGGGGAATGATCACACTGGCTGCCGAGCCGGCCTGGAAGGAGTGAAAAAGTTTCTTCTGAGTTTGGGCCGGTATGGGAACAGTCCGTTCCTCTTTCCAATGTACGGATGCGGAGAGATTCCTCAGTGCTTCTGTCGATTGTGTGCGGTATTTGGCGGAGTTTATTGTTTGAGTAAACCCATCGAGGAAATTATTTTTTCAACCGATGAACAAGGCAAACGCTTCCAGTCGTTGAAATGTGGCAATCAAACTATAGAGGCCAAGTCGGTGGTCCTCGGACAGGGCTATGTGACGAAGGATATTTTCGAAGGCGATAAGCAGGAAGAGAAACGAAACGGTTCGCATTGTGGACACATGGCTCGAGCAGTATTTTTGACGAATGTACCTTTGGGTGGAGTGTCGCAGAACCCTGGAGGAGGTGGAGTGTCGCTCATGAAACTGCCGCCAGTGGAAGGACACGAAGACGGAGCGACCATCATCCAGTTGTCACATTTCAGTGGCACGTGCCCGAAAGATATCT ACCTTATCCACGTGACGGCCAAATCCGTGAGTGGCGAACCAAAAGTTGACCTGGAACCGTACGTGTCTCAGATTTTCTCCAAAGAGTATCTCAAGCCGGAAGCACCACCAGATGCAGAAGAAGCCCCAGAGAACACCACATCAACCATCCTATACGAGCTGTATTTCAACATTCCAAGCTGCATTGCATGCCAACACTCTTCGGGTAGCCTTCCTCGTGGGGTTCATTTGGCATGCGGTCCCTTGTACGAGTTGGACTTTGACGAGAGTATATCGCGAGCGCGAGCTATTTTCAAAGACATCTATCCGGACGAGGAGTTCCTGCCGAGGGCACCCGATCCGGAGGAAATCATCATCGGCGACGAGGACCCAACGGATCAGGGCCAGGAAGTGGTTGCCAGCGCCGAGGAAAGCGACAAGGTGGAAAGCGCTCGTGAGTGCCAGGAAGGTGATTCCTCACCGGAAACGAGCCCAGCAGCTGCGGTCAGGACTGTTTCGGATGACGCTCAGGAAGCCAAAGAAGATGCAATCGACAATGCCGAGGAATGCCTTGAGCAGAAATAA
- the LOC109402134 gene encoding valine--tRNA ligase, with amino-acid sequence MSDPVENGAATEAPVKTEKQLKKEAEKAAKLAKLQEKMNKKQQQAEQAAVKPKAEKKAKESATKEAIVYKGNTQEGEKKDLSGPFPDAYSPQYVEAAWYSWWEKEGFFKPEYARKENNPKFVMVIPPPNVTGSLHLGHALTNAIEDCITRWNRMKGRTTLWVPGCDHAGIATQVVVEKKLWREQKQTRHDLGREKFIEKIWQWRNDKGDRIYHQLKRLGSSYDWSRACFTMDPKLCKAVTEAFVRLHERGLIYRSNRLGNWSCALRSAISDIEVDKVEIPGRTLLAIPGYTEKVEFGVLVSFAYKVEGSDEEIVVATTRVETMLGDTAVAVHPKDERYKHLHGKFVVHPFCDRKLPIVCDDFVEMGFGTGAVKITPAHDPNDYEVGKRHNLPFITIFTDDGFITGEYGEFTGMKRFDARKAVLAALQAKGLYKETVDNPMVVPICSRSKDVVEPLIKPQWYVKCDEMAKNATEAVRSGELKITPEVHKKIWYHWMDEIRDWCVSRQLWWGHRIPAYRASFKDPSQKPADLDAESLWFVGRTEDEALEKAAKELNVPKEALALKQDEDVLDTWFSSGLFPFSVFGWPDNTDDLKLYYPTSLLETGHDILFFWVARMVFFGQTLLGKLPFREVFLHPMVRDAHGRKMSKSLGNVIDPMDVITGISLEGLHLQLLDSNLDPKEIEKAKAGQKQDYPNGIPECGTDAMRFALCAYNTQGRDINLDIMRVQGYRFFCNKLWNATKFALMYFTGEERYDVLQELTGSESNIDRWILSRLANCIDVSNKGFEKYEFAQTTSACYDFWLYDLCDVYLECLKPVFQSGSEEAKASARKTLYTCLNLGLKLLSPFMPFITEELYQRLPRADVDQVASICVAPYPEVESSNWHNEQLEKDFEFVQRVAKVIRSARSDYNLPNKTKTEAFVLCSDDTTKETLERFAGDLTTMSYSQISFISDAPPAGCAILTVSGACIVHLLLKGLIEADKEVEKLNKKKDNLSSTVGKLEQAMGAADYETKVPEEVRKNNKEKLDQSKIEIERIIAAIETLKMM; translated from the exons ATGTCCGATCCGGTGGAAAATGGTGCCGCGACTGAGGCCCCGGTCAAGACCGAGAAGCAGCTCAAAAAGGAAGCGGAAAAGGCTGCCAAACTGGCCAAGCTGCAGGAGAAAATGAACAAGAAACAGCAGCAGGCGGAACAGGCCGCCGTCAAGCCCAAGGCCGAG AAAAAAGCCAAGGAGTCAGCGACGAAAGAGGCGATTGTGTACAAAGGTAACACCCAGGAGGGTGAGAAGAAAGATCTATCCGGGCCGTTCCCGGATGCCTACAGTCCGCAGTACGTGGAAGCTGCCTGGTACAGCTGGTGGGAAAAGGAAGGATTCTTTAAGCCGGAGTATGCG CGCAAGGAGAACAACCCCAAGTTTGTGATGGTGATCCCGCCGCCGAACGTCACCGGTTCATTGCATTTGGGTCACGCCCTGACCAACGCCATCGAGGATTGCATTACGCGTTGGAACCGCATGAAGGGCCGCACCACGTTGTGGGTTCCGGGATGCGATCACGCCGGCATTGCCACCCAGGTCGTGGTGGAGAAGAAGCTGTGGCGCGAACAAAAGCAAACCCGACACGACTTGGGCCGCGAGAAGTTCATCGAGAAGATTTGGCAGTGGCGCAACGACAAGGGTGACCGGATCTACCATCAGCTGAAAAGGTTGGGATCGTCGTACGATTGGTCCCGGGCGTGCTTCACGATGGACCCCAAGCTGTGCAAGGCCGTGACGGAGGCCTTCGTGCGGCTGCATGAGCGCGGACTGATCTACAGGAGCAACCGCTTGGGCAACTGGTCCTGTGCGTTGCGATCGGCCATTTCGGACATTGAAGTGGACAAGGTTGAAATCCCCGGTAGGACTCTGCTGGCCATTCCGGGCTACACCGAGAAGGTCGAATTCGGTGTGCTGGTGTCGTTTGCCTATAAAGTGGAGGGCAGTGATGAGGAGATTGTCGTGGCCACCACCCGCGTGGAGACCATGTTGGGAGATACGGCCGTGGCCGTACACCCGAAAGACGAGCGCTACAAACATCTGCATGGAAAATTTGTTGTACATCCGTTCTGCGATCGGAAACTACCGATTGTTTGTGATGATTTCGTAGAAATGGGCTTCGGAACGGGTGCCGTCAAGATTACTCCGGCTCACGATCCGAACGATTACGAAGTTGGCAAACGTCACAATCTGCCGTTCATCACCATTTTCACGGATGACGGATTCATCACCGGAGAGTATGGAGAATTCACCGGAATGAAACGTTTCGACGCCAGGAAGGCCGTTCTGGCTGCTCTCCAGGCCAAGGGGCTCTACAAGGAAACCGTGGATAATCCGATGGTCGTCCCGATCTGTTCCCGCTCCAAGGACGTTGTAGAACCACTGATTAAGCCCCAGTGGTACGTCAAGTGCGATGAGATGGCCAAGAACGCCACGGAAGCCGTTCGTTCCGGAGAGCTGAAGATCACTCCGGAAGTGCACAAGAAGATTTGGTATCACTGGATGGACGAAATCCGCGATTGGTGTGTTTCGCGTCAGCTTTGGTGGGGCCACCGGATCCCTGCCTATCGAGCTTCCTTCAAGGATCCCAGTCAAAAGCCGGCGGATCTGGATGCAGAATCGCTATGGTTTGTTGGTCGCACCGAGGATGAAGCGTTAGAAAAGGCAGCAAAAGAGTTGAATGTTCCTAAGGAGGCTCTTGCTCTTAAACAGGACGAAGATGTCCTGGATACTTGGTTCAGCTCTGGCCTCTTCCCGTTCTCGGTGTTTGGTTGGCCAGATAACACTGATGATCTGAAGTTGTACTACCCAACTTCCCTGCTGGAAACCGGTCACGACATTTTGTTCTTCTGGGTGGCCCGGATGGTGTTCTTTGGTCAAACCCTACTCGGAAAGCTTCCCTTCCGGGAGGTGTTCCTCCACCCGATGGTGCGTGATGCCCACGGGCGCAAAATGTCCAAATCGCTGGGTAACGTCATCGATCCGATGGATGTGAttacgggaatttctctggaaggtcTCCATCTGCAGCTGCTGGATTCCAATCTGGATCCGAAGGAAATCGAGAAGGCCAAGGCCGGTCAGAAGCAGGACTATCCCAATGGTATTCCGGAATGTGGAACCGATGCCATGCGGTTTGCACTGTGCGCTTATAATACTCAGGGACGGGACATCAATTTGGACATTATGCGCGTGCAGGGCTATCGGTTCTTCTGTAACAAGCTGTGGAACGCCACCAAGTTCGCGCTGATGTACTTCACCGGGGAGGAGCGTTATGATGTGCTGCAAGAATTG ACTGGTTCCGAGAGCAACATTGACCGCTGGATCCTGTCCCGCTTGGCCAACTGTATCGACGTTTCCAACAAAGGGTTCGAAAAGTACGAATTCGCCCAAACGACAAGCGCATGTTACGACTTCTGGTTGTACGATCTGTGTGACGTCTACCTGGAATGTCTAAAACCAGTTTTCCAGTCCGGTTCGGAAGAAGCCAAGGCTTCCGCCCGGAAGACGCTCTACACCTGTTTGAACCTGGGTCTGAAGCTGCTGTCGCCGTTTATGCCGTTCATCACCGAAGAGTTGTATCAGCGACTTCCGCGTGCTGATGTGGACCAAGTGGCCAGTATTTGCGTGGCTCCCTATCCGGAAGTGGAGAGCTCAAATTGGCACAACGAACAGTTGGAAAAAGACTTTGAATTTGTGCAGCGTGTGGCCAAGGTTATTCGATCGGCCCGAAGTGACTACAACCTGCCGAACAAGACCAAGACTGAGGCTTTTGTGCTGTGCAGCGATGACACCACTAAGGAAACCCTGGAACGTTTTGCCGGGGATTTGACGACCATGTCCTACTCGCAGATTAGCTTCATCAGCGATGCTCCGCCAGCGGGTTGTGCTATTTTGACCGTGTCCGGTGCTTGCATTGTCCATCTGCTGCTGAAGGGTCTCATCGAGGCTGACAAGGaagtggaaaaactcaacaaGAAGAAAGACAACCTGAGTTCAACCGTTGGCAAACTGGAGCAGGCAATGGGAGCGGCCGACTACGAAACCAAGGTCCCTGAGGAGGTCCGGAAGAACAACAAGGAAAAGCTCGACCAGTCCAAGATCGAAATCGAACGTATCATTGCAGCAATAGAGACCCTGAAGATGATGTAA
- the LOC109426460 gene encoding origin recognition complex subunit 3, with protein sequence MYSTISVSKGVFVFKNGATKAKTHRQPQKCRSLLDRSATDALWYRSYRKMWTRIRDQLDKLQSCSYGKILDDLLKFVEGCYRSLEYDGVLPTAALLTGINQIDHMAQFETLAGNIRNNTMSLVVQLQSRDCPSMKAAVETLVSGFVEEEQQDGDSRRLRKNQLNLGVLRAWYLEKHGQSDQRPNLTVIVPDFEVFSPDVLQDLLLVMNSYAAELPFVLIFGVATSVATIHSVLPYHVTSKIKLSIFQSEPSVANLNKVLENVFLTPYCPFHLSGNMFKLLTDIFLFYDFSAKGFVEGFKYALMEHFGRGSIYALCSSTNDREELEEIVDQLSAADMEAIRQLSSFRPLIESLDNPQEVIDFLTNDDYLRRMLPSIVLDVHNFWFNFHCTLDMLLALVQDLPKVPLGKQLRELYSHCISTDVTQTDEFRQCLQMVSLMSKEEILTKTTRMMEIGIKYVHGSDEASDRGVTIFEVETLEKIVQDLQRLSNEIASAGMERVAIVPAEAPVGNLIASPKMSRQELQQKLLNAARQPKVESPFARSVGNLVSYLTNDVFRKHLRPFNRNIPLIELFVYGESATIRRHMVGVPRAAVHTALNNPQYYLQCECCELGEHCSLVPTLPDLSVAYKLHLESGRMINLFDWLQAFRTVVDECGEPDDDQDQQVDPKIQARFTRAVAELQFLGFIKSSKRKTDHVARLTW encoded by the exons ATGTATTCCACTATATCCGTTTCAAAG GGAGTCTTCGTGTTCAAAAACGGTGCAACGAAAGCCAAAACCCATCGCCAACCGCAGAAATGCCGTAGCCTGCTGGACCGTTCCGCCACCGATGCTCTATGGTACCGAAGCTATCGAAAAATGTGGACCAGGATTCGCGATCAGCTGGACAAGCTCCAATCGTGCAGCTATGGGAAAATTTTGGACGACTTGCTTAAGTTCGTCGAAGGATGCTATCGAAGCTTGGAGTACGACGGGGTTCTGCCGACGGCGGCCCTACTCACCGGGatcaatcaaatcgaccacatggCCCAGTTTGAAACGTTGGCCGGAAACATCCGGAACAATACGATGTCCTTGGTGGTGCAGCTCCAGTCTCGGGACTGTCCCAGTATGAAGGCTGCCGTGGAGACACTGGTGTCTGGGTTTGTGGAAGAGGAACAGCAGGACGGGGACAGTCGTAGACTGAGGAAGAATCAGCTGAATTTGGGTGTGCTGCGAGCGTGGTACCTGGAGAAACATGGGCAGTCGGATCAGAGGCCGAATTTGACGGTAATTGTGCCGGATTTTGAGGTGTTCAGTCCGGACGTGCTGCAGGACTTGCTACTGGTGATGAA TTCCTATGCCGCGGAACTACCGTTCGTGCTGATATTCGGTGTAGCCACCTCGGTGGCCACGATTCACAGTGTACTACCGTACCACGTGACCAGCAAGATCAAGCTCAGCATATTCCAGTCGGAACCGTCCGTGGCCAATCTGAACAAGGTGTTGGAAAATGTCTTCCTGACGCCGTACTGTCCGTTTCATTTGTCCGGCAACATGTTCAAACTGTTGACGGACATATTCTTGTTTTACGATTTCTCAGCGAAAGGATTTGTGGAGGGATTCAAG TACGCCCTTATGGAGCACTTCGGTCGGGGTTCAATCTACGCCCTATGTAGTTCAACTAATGATCGCGAAGAACTGGAGGAAATCGTGGATCAACTCAGTGCAGCCGATATGGAGGCCATAAGGCAACTGTCTTCATTTCGGCCTCTTATCGAATCGTTGGACAATCCCCAGGAAGTCATAGATTTCCTCACCAATGATGACTACCTCCGGCGCATGTTGCCATCGATCGTGCTCGATGTGCACAACTTCTGGTTTAATTTTCATTGCACGCTGGATATGTTGCTGGCTTTGGTACAAGATTTACCTAAAGTACCGCTGGGAAAGCAGCTGAGAGAGCTCTATTCACACTGTATATCGACGGATGTCACTCAAACGGATGAATTCCGACAGTGCCTGCAAATGGTTTCGCTCATGTCCAAAGAGGAAATTCTTACCAAAACGACGAGAATGATGGAAATAG GTATTAAATATGTGCACGGAAGCGACGAAGCTTCCGATCGTGGTGTAACCATATTCGAAGTGGAAACGCTGGAAAAGATCGTTCAGGATTTGCAACGGTTATCGAATGAAATTGCCTCTGCTGGGATGGAGCGTGTCGCGATAGTTCCAGCGGAAGCACCCGTCGGAAACTTGATCGCATCGCCCAAGATGAGTCGCCAAGAGTTGCAGCAGAAGCTTCTGAACGCTGCCCGTCAACCTAAAGTGGAATCTCCGTTTGCGCGATCAGTGGGTAATTTGGTGTCCTACCTGACCAACGACGTTTTCCGGAAGCACCTTCGGCCGTTCAATCGGAACATTCCGTTGATCGAGCTGTTCGTGTACGGTGAATCGGCTACGATTCGGCGACACATGGTCGGCGTTCCACGTGCTGCGGTTCACACGGCCCTGAACAATCCACAGTACTACCTGCAGTGCGAATGTTGCGAATTAGGTGAGCACTGCAGTTTGGTTCCCACCCTGCCGGACCTTTCGGTGGCCTACAAGTTGCATCTGGAAAGCGGCCGGATGATTAATCTGTTCGACTGGCTGCAGGCATTCCGGACGGTGGTGGACGAGTGCGGTGAACCCGATGACGATCAGGACCAACAGGTTGATCCAAAGATTCA agcacGCTTTACAAGGGCAGTGGCCGAATTGCAGTTTCTTGGCTTCATCAAATCTTCGAAGCGAAAAACGGACCATGTCGCTCGGTTAACTTGGTAa